A part of Myxococcus landrumus genomic DNA contains:
- a CDS encoding DUF58 domain-containing protein has protein sequence MIPTGRLWALFALLAIPMMAAGFFPGLGGAVLVLDAVALLLALVDFLVARSARLEVRRVLPQRLNVGVPNKVELRVVHRGGRKVHVHLKDGVPESFTAKPDEAPLELLPDSETRWVYRVTPSKRGRFDFGAVYARVRGPLGLVFHEREFPAAQAISVYPDLRGANRLLLSGATLDLVNLGLRQLRRDGRGSEFARLRDYAQGDSARDVDWKATARRGKPVTRVLESERSQSILICVDAGRSMAAQVDGLTKLDHAVNAALFLAFVAVRNGDRVGLAVFADGVKTYLPPAAGRGQYRKMVDALYSTTPSLTYVDYLALFKELNVRLHRRSLLCVFTDFLDEEQAATMVAPLHRLARRHVPLCLSVKDTALQKVLRTPPPGPEESFQHAVASELLMDREQLKSRVSQGGVQMLDVQPDDLSLAAVNRYLDIKARGVL, from the coding sequence GTGATTCCCACCGGGCGCCTCTGGGCCCTGTTCGCGCTCCTGGCGATTCCCATGATGGCCGCGGGGTTCTTCCCCGGCCTGGGCGGAGCCGTGTTGGTCCTCGACGCGGTGGCGCTGCTGCTGGCCCTGGTGGACTTCCTCGTCGCGCGTTCAGCGCGGCTGGAGGTGCGCCGCGTGCTGCCCCAGCGCCTCAACGTGGGCGTGCCCAACAAAGTGGAGCTGCGCGTGGTGCACCGGGGTGGCCGGAAGGTGCACGTGCACCTGAAGGACGGCGTGCCGGAGTCCTTCACCGCGAAGCCAGACGAAGCGCCCCTGGAGTTGCTGCCGGACAGCGAGACGCGCTGGGTGTACCGGGTGACGCCCTCCAAGCGAGGCCGGTTCGACTTCGGCGCCGTGTACGCGCGCGTCCGGGGTCCGCTGGGGCTCGTGTTCCACGAACGTGAGTTCCCCGCCGCGCAAGCCATCTCCGTGTACCCCGACCTGCGAGGCGCCAACCGGCTCCTGTTGTCCGGAGCCACGCTGGACCTGGTGAACCTGGGCCTGCGCCAGCTCCGCCGCGACGGACGCGGCAGCGAGTTCGCCCGCCTGCGCGACTACGCCCAGGGCGACAGCGCCCGCGACGTGGATTGGAAGGCCACGGCACGTCGAGGCAAGCCCGTGACGCGCGTGCTGGAGTCGGAGCGCTCGCAGTCCATCCTCATCTGCGTCGACGCGGGGCGCTCGATGGCGGCGCAGGTGGACGGGCTCACCAAGCTGGACCACGCGGTGAATGCCGCGCTCTTCCTCGCCTTCGTCGCCGTGCGCAACGGAGACCGGGTGGGCCTGGCCGTCTTCGCCGACGGCGTGAAGACCTATCTGCCGCCCGCCGCGGGCCGAGGCCAGTACCGGAAGATGGTGGACGCGCTCTACTCCACCACGCCCAGCCTCACGTACGTGGACTACCTGGCGCTCTTCAAGGAGCTCAACGTCCGCCTGCACCGGCGAAGCCTGCTGTGCGTCTTCACCGACTTCCTGGACGAGGAGCAGGCCGCCACCATGGTCGCCCCGCTCCACCGGCTGGCGCGCCGCCACGTTCCCCTCTGCTTGTCGGTGAAGGACACCGCGCTCCAGAAGGTGCTGCGGACGCCTCCCCCTGGACCGGAGGAGTCCTTCCAGCACGCGGTCGCCTCCGAGCTGCTCATGGACCGCGAGCAGCTCAAGTCGCGCGTGAGTCAGGGCGGCGTGCAGATGCTGGACGTGCAGCCGGACGACCTGAGCCTCGCGGCCGTCAATCGCTACCTCGACATCAAGGCGCGGGGCGTGCTGTAG
- a CDS encoding inorganic diphosphatase has protein sequence MSESLLLPPLPHAPEVLIECPRFSFVKRRADGSVDFVSPVPCPYNYGSIPGLMSGDGDPLDAVVLGARLSRGQCVRVEVVAVLGFVDSGLPDPKVICAAQPMSGLERAGLEAFFRVYAFFKRGLHLVRGHSTDTRFTGWLPVPRAAEATARPAP, from the coding sequence GTGTCCGAGTCGCTGCTCCTTCCTCCGCTGCCTCACGCGCCCGAGGTCCTCATCGAGTGTCCGCGCTTCTCCTTCGTGAAGCGGCGCGCGGATGGCTCGGTGGACTTCGTGTCGCCCGTGCCGTGCCCCTACAACTACGGCAGCATCCCGGGCCTCATGTCGGGGGATGGAGATCCCCTCGACGCGGTGGTGTTGGGCGCGCGGCTGTCGCGTGGACAGTGCGTTCGCGTGGAGGTGGTGGCGGTGCTGGGCTTCGTCGACTCGGGCCTGCCGGACCCCAAGGTGATTTGCGCCGCCCAGCCCATGAGTGGCCTCGAGCGCGCGGGGCTGGAGGCCTTCTTCCGCGTCTACGCGTTCTTCAAGCGCGGCCTGCACCTGGTGCGCGGACACTCGACGGACACGCGCTTCACGGGGTGGCTGCCAGTGCCGCGCGCCGCCGAGGCTACAGCACGCCCCGCGCCTTGA
- a CDS encoding stage II sporulation protein M produces the protein MEMAEFIEARRPHWEKLQKLLDQSEVQGLRGLSLDDARALGKLYRSVSSDLLWVRARSGSADVSAYLNDLVGRAYALTYPGRRPRMADVWGFVARGFPALFRREWRMYVAALLLLLAGAGFGYLGMLVDPDAAPYLVPAEHLELDPTKRAADEAVDQDMTVSQQAQFSSYLFTHNIQVAFLAFALGATMGLGTAVMLFVNGLFLGALAQVYAAKGLAGWFWAWILPHGIPEITAICIAGAAGLVIARAMVAPKGLQRRQALRVEAVTAVKLLFGTLALFVLAGFIEGTVSQIHPPKLSVAFKVTFALVVGSGVYSYLLSDWLRGGAPEASPPVS, from the coding sequence ATGGAGATGGCGGAGTTCATCGAGGCACGGCGACCCCATTGGGAGAAGCTCCAGAAGCTGCTGGACCAGTCCGAGGTCCAGGGCTTGCGCGGGTTGAGCCTCGACGACGCCAGGGCGTTGGGAAAGCTGTACCGCTCCGTGTCGAGTGACTTGTTGTGGGTCCGCGCGCGCAGTGGCTCGGCGGACGTGAGCGCGTACCTGAATGACCTGGTGGGGCGCGCCTATGCGCTCACGTATCCGGGACGCCGCCCGAGGATGGCGGACGTGTGGGGTTTCGTGGCGCGAGGCTTCCCCGCGCTCTTCCGCCGCGAGTGGCGCATGTACGTGGCGGCGCTGCTGCTCCTCCTGGCGGGCGCGGGCTTTGGCTACCTGGGCATGCTGGTGGACCCGGACGCAGCCCCCTACCTGGTGCCCGCGGAGCACCTCGAGCTGGACCCGACGAAGCGCGCCGCCGACGAGGCGGTGGACCAGGACATGACGGTGTCCCAGCAGGCCCAGTTCTCGTCCTACCTCTTCACGCACAACATCCAGGTGGCCTTCCTGGCCTTCGCGTTGGGCGCGACGATGGGGTTGGGCACCGCGGTGATGCTCTTCGTCAACGGCCTGTTCCTGGGGGCGCTGGCGCAGGTGTATGCGGCCAAGGGCCTGGCCGGTTGGTTCTGGGCCTGGATTCTTCCGCACGGCATCCCCGAAATCACAGCCATCTGCATCGCGGGCGCGGCGGGCCTGGTCATCGCGCGAGCGATGGTGGCGCCCAAGGGGCTCCAGCGGAGGCAGGCGCTGCGGGTCGAGGCGGTGACGGCGGTGAAGCTGCTGTTCGGGACGCTCGCGCTGTTCGTGCTCGCGGGCTTCATCGAGGGGACGGTGTCCCAGATTCATCCGCCCAAGCTGTCGGTGGCCTTCAAGGTGACGTTCGCGCTCGTGGTGGGCTCGGGCGTCTACTCCTACCTGCTGTCGGACTGGCTGAGGGGCGGGGCGCCGGAAGCGTCGCCCCCGGTCTCCTGA
- a CDS encoding bifunctional metallophosphatase/5'-nucleotidase: protein MNSTPFYRFRPSRQSRLSGVLVLALGALAGCEKSSPPPAAPASEQPTAAPAKPAVPGEVTLLVTGGTFGQLLPVEGKGGAAELLGQWVNTEKHCPGPVKDGQATCADSGTLALATGDHGNGPALSSFFLGAPTAEAMGRMGYAASAMGNHELAFGKEAFLSNRTTGGFPYLAANLRVKDPATAGDLSLPAFQVFERRGLKIGVVGLAAEKTVRTAMAGRADGLEVTGYEEALSSAIPEARKAGADAVVVIADTCVTELQPVVAKHPEWKLSLVAGGRCPQQVYTKENGVIFASLDRGFSKYLRTQLTFDASKPAGEKVTGAEGKFVDVTGGTPDAETAQLVAKWKAQLDEALGQQIGFTKSGIAQASPLMAKWVAGAVRESLATDAAILNRGGIRGDLPAGPVTRGSIYSVMPFENSLLVVKLKGEDLAKQLANPHALVSGFTAAGKGKFKDSKGKALDPAKEYSVATVEYLYFGGDGFEFEKLAPEPTETGMAWQTPVVDWTKQLESTEKKPLEKQLK, encoded by the coding sequence GTGAACTCGACCCCCTTCTATCGCTTCCGTCCCTCCCGCCAGTCCCGTCTGTCCGGCGTGCTGGTCCTCGCGCTCGGCGCTTTGGCAGGCTGCGAGAAGAGCAGTCCTCCCCCCGCGGCTCCTGCTTCGGAGCAGCCCACCGCCGCGCCCGCGAAGCCCGCGGTGCCTGGCGAGGTGACGCTGTTGGTCACCGGTGGAACGTTCGGTCAGCTCCTGCCTGTCGAGGGCAAGGGTGGCGCGGCCGAGCTGCTGGGCCAGTGGGTGAACACCGAGAAGCACTGCCCCGGTCCGGTGAAGGATGGCCAGGCGACCTGCGCCGACTCCGGCACCCTCGCGCTGGCGACGGGCGACCACGGCAACGGCCCCGCGCTGTCGTCCTTCTTCCTGGGCGCGCCCACCGCCGAGGCCATGGGCCGCATGGGCTATGCCGCCTCCGCCATGGGCAACCATGAGCTGGCGTTCGGCAAGGAGGCCTTCCTCAGCAACCGCACGACGGGCGGCTTCCCGTACCTGGCGGCCAACCTCCGCGTGAAGGACCCCGCCACCGCGGGCGACCTGTCGCTCCCCGCGTTCCAGGTGTTCGAGCGCCGTGGCCTGAAGATTGGCGTGGTGGGCCTCGCCGCGGAGAAGACGGTGCGCACGGCGATGGCCGGCCGCGCCGACGGTCTCGAGGTCACCGGCTATGAGGAGGCGCTCTCCAGCGCCATCCCCGAGGCCCGCAAGGCCGGCGCCGATGCGGTGGTGGTGATTGCCGACACGTGCGTCACGGAGCTGCAGCCCGTGGTGGCCAAGCACCCCGAGTGGAAGCTCTCGCTCGTGGCGGGCGGCCGCTGCCCGCAGCAGGTCTACACCAAGGAGAACGGCGTCATCTTCGCCTCGCTGGACCGCGGCTTCTCCAAGTACCTGCGCACGCAGCTCACGTTCGACGCGTCCAAGCCCGCGGGTGAGAAGGTCACCGGCGCCGAGGGCAAGTTCGTCGACGTCACGGGTGGCACGCCCGACGCCGAGACGGCGCAGCTGGTCGCCAAGTGGAAGGCGCAGCTCGACGAGGCGCTGGGTCAGCAGATCGGCTTCACCAAGTCGGGCATCGCCCAGGCTTCGCCGCTGATGGCGAAGTGGGTGGCGGGCGCGGTGCGTGAGTCGCTCGCCACGGACGCGGCCATCCTCAACCGGGGCGGCATCCGCGGCGACCTGCCGGCGGGCCCGGTGACTCGCGGCAGCATCTACTCGGTGATGCCGTTCGAGAACTCGCTGCTCGTCGTGAAGCTCAAGGGCGAGGACCTGGCCAAGCAGCTGGCCAACCCCCACGCGCTCGTCTCCGGCTTCACGGCCGCGGGCAAGGGCAAGTTCAAGGACTCCAAGGGCAAGGCGCTGGATCCGGCGAAGGAGTACTCGGTCGCCACGGTCGAGTACCTGTACTTCGGCGGTGATGGCTTCGAGTTCGAGAAGCTGGCCCCCGAGCCCACCGAGACGGGCATGGCGTGGCAGACGCCGGTGGTGGATTGGACCAAGCAGCTCGAGTCCACCGAGAAGAAGCCGCTGGAGAAGCAGCTGAAGTAA